The following proteins are co-located in the Desulfoscipio sp. XC116 genome:
- a CDS encoding Ppx/GppA family phosphatase, with amino-acid sequence MKIAAVDIGTNSTRLMVAELSPEGKVRPVLTDLKTTRLGQGIRQGRLMQAAMNRTLDVIAAFVDRAERAGASNIVLAATSAVRDAGNREDFAAAVRSVTGRELWVLSGPMEARLSYLGVTEALGDVRDALVIDIGGGSTEFIWRCAGQTRFVSINAGAVRMTEGGYGSGQIQRAIGDTLSIIRLDKPGEVIGVGGTVTSLAAMAQKMRRYDPEKIHGFRLAAANVDDLYRLLSGLTVEERKQLPGLQPRRADIIPAGARILSAVLHGLGRESVLVSEADLLQGLILENDSVTRRMSQ; translated from the coding sequence ATGAAGATTGCGGCCGTTGATATAGGCACAAACTCCACCAGATTAATGGTGGCCGAACTATCCCCGGAGGGTAAGGTGCGTCCTGTGTTAACGGATTTGAAGACCACCCGCCTTGGGCAGGGTATCCGGCAAGGGCGGCTGATGCAGGCCGCGATGAATAGGACGCTGGACGTAATTGCAGCGTTTGTAGACCGGGCTGAACGGGCCGGTGCGAGCAATATTGTGCTGGCTGCCACCAGCGCGGTGCGGGACGCCGGCAACCGGGAAGACTTTGCGGCTGCGGTGCGTTCCGTTACCGGACGGGAATTGTGGGTGCTTTCCGGTCCCATGGAGGCCCGATTGAGCTATCTGGGCGTGACAGAGGCGCTGGGTGATGTCCGGGATGCGCTGGTTATTGACATCGGAGGCGGCAGTACGGAATTTATCTGGCGCTGTGCCGGACAGACCAGGTTTGTCAGTATAAACGCGGGGGCTGTCCGGATGACCGAAGGCGGTTACGGCAGCGGGCAGATCCAACGCGCTATCGGTGATACGTTATCAATTATCCGATTGGATAAGCCGGGCGAGGTAATCGGGGTGGGAGGAACGGTAACTAGTTTGGCTGCTATGGCTCAGAAGATGCGCCGGTACGACCCGGAAAAAATCCACGGCTTTCGCTTGGCTGCAGCCAATGTCGATGATTTGTACCGCTTGTTGAGCGGCTTAACCGTTGAAGAAAGAAAACAATTGCCGGGCTTGCAGCCCCGGCGGGCCGATATCATACCGGCCGGTGCCCGCATATTAAGCGCTGTTTTGCATGGCTTGGGCCGGGAAAGTGTATTGGTAAGTGAAGCGGATCTGCTCCAAGGTTTAATACTGGAGAATGATAGTGTAACGCGAAGAATGTCACAATAA
- the yabP gene encoding sporulation protein YabP codes for MEPNTGFSNRIALTDRKHLLVDGVEHVGNFNEKEIGLVTNMGFLTLRGEGLHITQLNLERGNLVVEGRICAMDFIENKSAGSFRGKGMLNRIFK; via the coding sequence ATGGAGCCTAATACAGGTTTTAGTAACCGGATTGCTCTTACCGACCGCAAACATTTATTGGTGGACGGGGTGGAACATGTAGGTAATTTCAACGAAAAGGAGATTGGCCTGGTTACCAATATGGGTTTCCTTACTTTGCGGGGTGAAGGATTGCATATTACCCAGTTAAACTTGGAACGCGGCAATCTGGTGGTAGAGGGGCGAATCTGCGCTATGGATTTTATAGAGAATAAAAGCGCCGGGAGTTTCCGGGGCAAGGGGATGCTAAACAGGATTTTCAAGTAA
- the yabQ gene encoding spore cortex biosynthesis protein YabQ has protein sequence MAEPVTSQFMVFLYTLLTGAMAGFLYDVYAGIGHVFKIKKMGTLLGDVLYWLCATILVYVLLLRYNQGEVRFFVLLGLCMGAVFYFRLSRRRMRKLVVNTVEFLIWLIKWLMTILFFPVRILCIILIFPFKILKLVLGKTGRLAVIILKRLMPAPVKSLCRRWRKWYAGVIGKLKRKK, from the coding sequence TTGGCGGAGCCGGTAACCAGTCAGTTCATGGTTTTCTTATATACCTTGTTAACCGGGGCAATGGCCGGGTTTTTATATGATGTTTACGCTGGTATCGGTCATGTTTTTAAAATTAAAAAAATGGGTACATTGCTGGGTGATGTTTTGTACTGGCTTTGCGCAACCATTCTGGTATATGTCTTATTGCTGCGTTATAATCAGGGTGAAGTGCGTTTTTTTGTGCTTCTTGGTTTGTGTATGGGCGCGGTGTTTTATTTCCGGCTTAGCCGGCGCCGGATGAGGAAGCTTGTTGTTAATACCGTGGAATTTTTGATTTGGTTAATTAAGTGGTTGATGACCATATTATTTTTCCCCGTTCGCATTTTGTGCATTATTTTAATATTTCCCTTTAAAATACTAAAACTGGTATTGGGAAAAACAGGCCGCTTAGCCGTTATAATCTTGAAACGTCTGATGCCCGCGCCTGTAAAATCATTATGTCGCCGCTGGAGAAAATGGTATGCCGGTGTTATCGGCAAGCTAAAACGAAAAAAGTAA
- a CDS encoding SpoIID/LytB domain-containing protein gives MRIIKIALVALILTGLVWGCARGPQRKPVEPVPGAPDREPTISLYVKEQGIKKNIKLEEYLAGVVAAEMEPSWPKNALSAQAILARTFTMENIQAGRVKKLHGTDASTDVEEFQAYDPSRINDKVRQAVASTRGQVITYRGDYVKGWFSACDGGISATAQEGLAYTKEPTPYIKAGARDGCPAITVPENQHWRVELPLEQVRAAVQKISGTDPGSINAVDIAERGPSGRATKIKIGSATVSGPDLRLALGSDKVRSMLISSARVQDNNLVLEGKGYGHGVGLCQWGAKKLASEGKSPQEIIKFYYRDVDIQKLWD, from the coding sequence TTGCGCATAATAAAAATAGCGCTGGTGGCCCTGATTTTAACCGGATTGGTGTGGGGTTGCGCCAGAGGACCGCAGCGAAAGCCGGTGGAGCCTGTTCCGGGCGCTCCTGACAGAGAACCCACCATTAGCTTGTATGTCAAGGAGCAAGGTATTAAAAAGAATATTAAGCTGGAAGAATATCTCGCTGGAGTGGTGGCAGCCGAGATGGAACCCAGTTGGCCTAAAAACGCTCTCTCCGCTCAGGCGATATTGGCCCGTACCTTCACCATGGAAAATATTCAGGCCGGGCGGGTAAAGAAACTGCATGGTACTGATGCATCTACCGATGTAGAGGAGTTTCAGGCTTACGATCCATCACGGATAAACGATAAAGTGCGCCAAGCCGTGGCCTCCACCAGGGGGCAGGTAATTACCTATCGCGGCGATTATGTAAAGGGATGGTTCTCGGCCTGTGATGGGGGCATTTCCGCCACGGCACAAGAGGGGCTGGCCTATACAAAGGAGCCCACACCATATATCAAGGCCGGAGCGCGGGATGGTTGCCCGGCGATTACTGTGCCGGAGAATCAGCATTGGCGTGTCGAATTGCCTTTGGAACAAGTGCGGGCAGCGGTGCAAAAAATTAGCGGAACAGACCCGGGCAGTATTAATGCCGTTGACATTGCGGAAAGGGGGCCTTCGGGAAGGGCGACTAAAATAAAGATTGGTTCCGCAACGGTGAGCGGCCCGGATTTGAGACTGGCTTTGGGCAGTGATAAAGTGCGGTCCATGTTAATTTCCAGTGCCCGGGTGCAGGACAACAACCTGGTGCTGGAGGGCAAGGGCTACGGGCACGGTGTAGGATTGTGCCAGTGGGGGGCGAAGAAATTAGCCTCGGAAGGGAAAAGCCCCCAGGAGATCATTAAATTTTACTATCGGGATGTCGACATTCAAAAACTTTGGGATTAG
- a CDS encoding S1 RNA-binding domain-containing protein — MPVQAGRIVEGKVTGITNFGAFIELPDGEVGLVHISEIAEEYVKDINDFLKVNDPVKVKVISVDPKGKIGLSIKQTVETVKRRPAPRKKFEVSFEEKLNRFLKDSEERQQGLRRNADAKRGGRGNRRS; from the coding sequence ATGCCAGTGCAAGCAGGAAGAATTGTCGAAGGGAAAGTAACTGGGATTACAAATTTTGGTGCCTTTATTGAATTGCCGGATGGAGAGGTCGGTTTGGTACATATTTCTGAAATAGCCGAGGAATATGTCAAGGACATTAATGATTTTCTGAAAGTAAATGATCCGGTTAAGGTTAAGGTTATTTCCGTAGATCCCAAGGGCAAGATCGGCTTATCTATCAAACAAACGGTGGAGACGGTTAAGCGCAGGCCGGCACCTCGTAAAAAGTTTGAGGTTTCATTTGAAGAAAAACTGAACCGCTTTTTGAAGGATAGTGAAGAAAGGCAGCAGGGTTTGCGACGAAATGCTGATGCCAAACGCGGTGGTCGCGGTAATCGGAGGTCATAA
- a CDS encoding transcriptional regulator: MIGTTTLVDYLVKAGDRLPEEADRVLEALVSEGNMNKEDLSLLSRVKRAVLDHVIMQLYALGLVDVSTEGKSKICSLTKLGEEYVSLLAEKKAG, from the coding sequence ATGATTGGGACTACAACATTAGTGGATTATTTGGTTAAAGCAGGTGACCGGTTGCCTGAAGAGGCTGACCGGGTTCTGGAGGCGCTGGTTAGCGAAGGGAATATGAACAAAGAGGATCTGTCGCTGCTTTCCCGTGTTAAAAGGGCTGTACTTGATCATGTGATTATGCAATTATATGCTCTGGGGTTGGTGGATGTCTCCACGGAGGGTAAAAGTAAAATATGCAGCCTTACCAAATTGGGTGAAGAATATGTCAGCTTGCTGGCAGAGAAAAAAGCCGGTTAA
- a CDS encoding septum formation initiator family protein has translation MAVSDVSRGESKQYVKRRRNFNFSRSKLPMIIITLLMLYICFSLGSRFDQLYAMQRNLDDMQAEIKDLREKNVGLYEQVKMLQSNDYIEQVAREKLGLVKEGEARIVPAPSGAGEAQETPPVSEIKD, from the coding sequence GTGGCTGTTAGCGATGTTTCCCGGGGGGAGTCCAAGCAGTACGTCAAACGTCGCAGGAATTTCAATTTCTCCCGCAGCAAACTGCCGATGATTATCATTACCTTGTTAATGTTGTATATTTGTTTTTCCTTGGGTTCCAGGTTCGATCAATTATACGCCATGCAGCGAAACCTTGACGATATGCAGGCGGAGATTAAAGATTTAAGGGAAAAAAACGTCGGATTATATGAACAAGTAAAGATGCTGCAGTCAAATGACTATATTGAACAGGTAGCCAGGGAAAAGTTGGGCCTTGTTAAGGAAGGTGAGGCCAGAATAGTGCCTGCTCCGTCCGGTGCGGGAGAGGCTCAAGAAACACCACCGGTTTCCGAGATAAAGGATTAA
- a CDS encoding stage II sporulation protein R: MHKKAGIFLILLLIASTGVFYVYEQQRAKPTGLIRLHIIANSNTFYDQTLKYRVKDRVVSEMAPVFSQATGIETARQVADANLETIRSIAEEEIRLRGFDYPVQVVRGDYYFPAKKYTIQEENRMASLTLPPGHYEAVRVIIGSGDGANWWCVLYPPLCFVDLQQAAPPVTLSTASAAQEQRIEKLADSTAKAGLKPKIEYRFKILELFKGAVAQRTK; this comes from the coding sequence ATGCACAAAAAAGCCGGCATCTTTTTAATCCTTTTACTTATAGCAAGCACCGGAGTGTTTTATGTTTATGAACAGCAACGCGCTAAACCAACGGGCTTAATCAGACTGCACATCATTGCCAACAGTAATACCTTCTATGACCAAACGCTTAAATACCGGGTAAAAGATCGTGTCGTCAGTGAAATGGCGCCGGTTTTCAGCCAGGCGACCGGCATTGAGACAGCCAGGCAGGTTGCCGATGCCAATTTAGAAACTATCCGCAGTATTGCCGAGGAAGAGATACGGCTTCGAGGCTTTGACTACCCGGTGCAGGTAGTACGGGGAGATTATTATTTCCCGGCCAAAAAATATACCATCCAGGAAGAAAACCGGATGGCATCGTTAACTTTACCGCCGGGACACTACGAAGCGGTGCGGGTAATTATAGGCTCGGGGGATGGCGCCAACTGGTGGTGTGTACTATATCCGCCACTGTGCTTTGTAGATTTACAACAGGCAGCCCCGCCCGTAACCCTGTCAACCGCTTCCGCCGCGCAAGAACAGCGCATTGAAAAATTAGCCGACAGTACAGCGAAAGCCGGCTTAAAACCCAAGATTGAATACCGCTTTAAGATATTAGAGCTATTTAAAGGGGCTGTTGCACAACGGACTAAATAG